Proteins encoded by one window of Bufo gargarizans isolate SCDJY-AF-19 unplaced genomic scaffold, ASM1485885v1 original_scaffold_2131_pilon, whole genome shotgun sequence:
- the LOC122923998 gene encoding histone H1B-like isoform X1, translating to MTETAPAAAAAPSPAEAAAKSKRQPKKSTAAGGAKKSKKPSGPSVSELLVTAVSASKERSGVSLAALKKALAAGGCDVEKNNSRIKVAIRALVTKGTLTQVKGSGASGSFKLNKKQQETKDKAAKKKPATAKKPAATAAKKPAKSPKKPKKAPAKSPKKTKKPAAAKKAAKSPKKPKAAPKPKKLAKSPAKKAAKPKAAKSPAKKAAKAKKSAAKK from the coding sequence ATGACAGAGACCGCGCCAGCAGCAGCAGCCGCTCCTTCTCCCGCCGAAGCGGCCGCCAAGTCCAAGAGGCAGCCGAAGAAATCCACCGCTGCAGGGGGCGCCAAGAAAAGCAAGAAGCCGTCCGGTCCCAGCGTGTCCGAGCTCCTCGTCACAGCCGTGTCCGCCTCCAAGGAGCGCAGCGGGGTGTCTCTGGCCGCCCTGAAGAAGGCTCTGGCTGCAGGAGGATGCGATGTGGAGAAGAATAATAGCCGCATCAAGGTGGCCATCAGGGCTCTGGTCACCAAGGGGACCCTCACCCAGGTGAAGGGCAGCGGCGCCTCCGGCTCCTTCAAGCTCAACAagaagcagcaggagaccaagGACAAGGCGGCCAAGAAGAAGCCGGCGACGGCCAAGAAACCTGCAGCTACTGCGGCCAAGAAACCCGCCAAATCCCCGAAGAAGCCCAAGAAGGCTCCGGCCAAGAGCCCGAAAAAGACCAAGAAACCGGCCGCGGCCAAGAAAGCAGCCAAGAGCCCCAAGAAGCCGAAGGCTGCCCCCAAGCCCAAGAAGCTGGCCAAGAGTCCGGCTAAGAAGGCGGCCAAACCCAAGGCTGCCAAGAGTCCGGCTAAGAAAGCGGCGAAAGCCAAGAAGAGCGCGGCCAAGAAGTAA
- the LOC122923998 gene encoding histone H1B-like isoform X2, translating into MTETAPAAAAAPSPAEAAANKKPSGPSVSELLVTAVSASKERSGVSLAALKKALAAGGCDVEKNNSRIKVAIRALVTKGTLTQVKGSGASGSFKLNKKQQETKDKAAKKKPATAKKPAATAAKKPAKSPKKPKKAPAKSPKKTKKPAAAKKAAKSPKKPKAAPKPKKLAKSPAKKAAKPKAAKSPAKKAAKAKKSAAKK; encoded by the exons ATGACAGAGACCGCGCCAGCAGCAGCAGCCGCTCCTTCTCCCGCCGAAGCGGCCGCCAA CAAGAAGCCGTCCGGTCCCAGCGTGTCCGAGCTCCTCGTCACAGCCGTGTCCGCCTCCAAGGAGCGCAGCGGGGTGTCTCTGGCCGCCCTGAAGAAGGCTCTGGCTGCAGGAGGATGCGATGTGGAGAAGAATAATAGCCGCATCAAGGTGGCCATCAGGGCTCTGGTCACCAAGGGGACCCTCACCCAGGTGAAGGGCAGCGGCGCCTCCGGCTCCTTCAAGCTCAACAagaagcagcaggagaccaagGACAAGGCGGCCAAGAAGAAGCCGGCGACGGCCAAGAAACCTGCAGCTACTGCGGCCAAGAAACCCGCCAAATCCCCGAAGAAGCCCAAGAAGGCTCCGGCCAAGAGCCCGAAAAAGACCAAGAAACCGGCCGCGGCCAAGAAAGCAGCCAAGAGCCCCAAGAAGCCGAAGGCTGCCCCCAAGCCCAAGAAGCTGGCCAAGAGTCCGGCTAAGAAGGCGGCCAAACCCAAGGCTGCCAAGAGTCCGGCTAAGAAAGCGGCGAAAGCCAAGAAGAGCGCGGCCAAGAAGTAA